From a single Mycolicibacterium mengxianglii genomic region:
- a CDS encoding bifunctional diguanylate cyclase/phosphodiesterase translates to MSRSLDLLVTSVATRLMAATSETSVELSTEVLAHLVEYLGVDVSFLRYNDHDIHATKLVAEWPVRDVIPDPDPIGVVYFANADPVFALAENATEPLVIRPAAQPGDYQKKIEEGSGVNAISGAFVPLLSGEVTTGTMGFIKYGDREWTTEELNSLKAIASLFAQVQARIQAEEQLRYLADHDDLTGVFNRRALMAHLDQRLQSDEPGPVPVLFLDLDRLKAVNDYLGHNAGDWFIRIFAERLRAKGGEESFIARLGGDEFVVVPKAPIDVLRAEELAFRLQSALRERVAIDGEMLTRTVSVGVALGEPGQDTASDLLRKADQAVLTAKSSGGNKIAVYSEDMALKTAFRNDIELHLQGVIDSDSLVLHYLPEIDMRTGEVLAAEALVRWQHPTRGLLYPDSFISVAESINLAGELGRWVMRAACAEFGEWRSRGVGLDAVLRVNVSPVQLVADGFAEAVADTLEEFGLAGESVCLEITESVVVQDIETTRITLGALKKVGVQIAIDDFGTGYSVLSHLKSLPVDTLKIDKSFVHDLGSSPGDLAIVRAVIALAEAFDLELVAEGVETETGARTLLQHGCYRAQGYLLSRPLVGPAMEALFARRHISLPITPG, encoded by the coding sequence ATGTCCAGGTCCTTGGACCTGTTGGTGACCTCGGTCGCGACCCGACTGATGGCAGCCACCTCCGAGACCTCGGTGGAGTTGAGCACCGAGGTACTGGCCCACCTGGTCGAATACCTCGGTGTCGACGTGAGCTTCCTGCGCTACAACGACCATGACATCCACGCAACGAAATTGGTGGCGGAGTGGCCGGTGCGGGACGTCATCCCCGACCCCGATCCGATCGGAGTGGTCTACTTCGCCAACGCTGATCCGGTGTTCGCCCTCGCCGAGAATGCCACGGAGCCGTTGGTCATCCGCCCCGCCGCGCAACCCGGTGACTATCAGAAGAAAATCGAAGAAGGCAGCGGCGTCAACGCCATCTCCGGCGCGTTCGTTCCGCTGCTCTCTGGTGAAGTCACCACGGGAACAATGGGTTTCATCAAGTACGGCGACCGCGAGTGGACCACCGAGGAGCTCAACTCACTCAAGGCCATCGCGTCGTTGTTCGCCCAGGTGCAGGCGCGCATCCAGGCCGAGGAGCAGCTGCGCTACCTCGCCGACCACGACGACCTGACCGGGGTGTTCAATCGCCGCGCCCTGATGGCCCATCTCGACCAGCGGTTGCAGTCAGACGAGCCCGGGCCGGTCCCTGTGCTGTTCCTGGATCTCGACCGCCTCAAGGCCGTCAATGACTACCTCGGTCACAACGCCGGCGACTGGTTCATCCGAATCTTCGCGGAGCGGCTGCGCGCCAAAGGTGGTGAGGAGAGCTTCATCGCCCGCCTCGGCGGCGACGAGTTCGTTGTGGTTCCCAAGGCCCCGATCGATGTGCTGAGGGCCGAAGAACTGGCCTTCCGGCTGCAGTCGGCGCTTCGCGAGCGGGTGGCGATCGACGGCGAGATGCTCACGCGCACCGTCAGTGTGGGGGTAGCGCTCGGTGAACCCGGCCAGGACACCGCCTCGGATCTGCTCCGGAAAGCGGACCAGGCCGTGCTGACCGCCAAGAGTTCGGGCGGCAACAAGATCGCCGTCTACTCCGAGGACATGGCGCTGAAGACGGCGTTCCGCAATGACATCGAGCTGCACCTACAAGGTGTCATCGACAGCGACTCGCTGGTCTTGCACTACTTGCCCGAAATCGATATGCGCACCGGCGAAGTGCTGGCCGCCGAAGCGCTGGTCCGGTGGCAGCATCCCACCAGGGGACTGCTCTACCCGGATTCGTTCATCTCCGTGGCGGAGTCGATCAACCTGGCCGGCGAACTCGGCCGTTGGGTGATGCGCGCGGCGTGTGCCGAATTCGGTGAATGGCGTTCGCGCGGTGTAGGACTCGACGCAGTTCTGCGGGTGAACGTATCGCCGGTCCAGCTGGTAGCCGACGGCTTCGCCGAGGCCGTCGCCGACACGCTCGAAGAGTTCGGCCTGGCCGGCGAGTCGGTGTGCTTGGAGATCACCGAAAGTGTTGTCGTGCAAGACATCGAGACCACCCGCATCACGCTGGGGGCGCTCAAGAAGGTGGGCGTACAGATCGCCATCGACGACTTCGGCACCGGTTACAGCGTGCTCTCACACCTGAAGTCCCTGCCGGTGGACACCTTGAAGATCGACAAGAGCTTTGTGCACGACTTGGGAAGCAGTCCAGGAGATCTGGCGATCGTGCGGGCTGTCATCGCACTCGCCGAGGCGTTCGACCTGGAGCTGGTCGCCGAAGGGGTGGAGACCGAGACCGGAGCCCGCACCCTGCTGCAGCACGGGTGTTACCGAGCTCAGGGCTATCTGTTGTCGCGGCCGCTGGTCGGTCCGGCGATGGAGGCCCTGTTCGCCCGCAGGCACATCAGCCTGCCAATCACACCTGGGTGA
- a CDS encoding Rv1355c family protein, giving the protein MSRPPHDDGAARPVHTATLLDETDERQAKVLEELRADPRIEFLDTLAEQRETLSRLRPVVSEELSNEPHRWAYYPWRRTVVGVLGPQSFAVLRLDRNRNLITAQEQARLSRQRVGVVGLSVGHAIAHTLALQGVVGHLRLADFDTLEVSNLNRVPGTVFDLGVNKAVIAARRIAELDPYLSVEAWTDGVTPESVDEFLADLDVAVEECDSLDLKVVVREAARARRIPVLMSTADRGLVDVERFDLEPDRPVLHGLLREIDSSRLAGLSTRNKVPHMLRFLEITRSSARGAASMLEVNRTLTTWPQLAGEVVLGATSIVECVRRIGVGQPLPSGRARVDVEAALDALEEPAVPRDLPVAEPVTEAHGEAAADVVAAAAVRAPSGGNTQPWRVTVTTDAVTVQLLPERTSRMDVAYRASAVSLGASVFNARVAAAAVEHHAVVEFEEPAQPDDGCPLRATVRLATGAEPGLGALYGPMLARSTNRHLGTPEVLPSETIRQLRSAAESEGAQLQLLTELAAVESAARLMAAADRIRYLTATLHQEMISELRWPGDPHPDTGLDIASLGLEPNDLVMLDILRRPDVMAWLEKWDAGSALGEDTFDRVVSSSGLAVVTIAGDTLYDYARGGAATEAVWIAAHQAGLGVQPVSPVFLYAHDDADLEELSPRFATELRRLQDAFTSLTGTGGARAALVLRLSHTSGAPIRSRREAYTRSMVEA; this is encoded by the coding sequence GTGAGTCGACCGCCCCACGACGACGGCGCTGCCAGACCGGTCCACACCGCGACACTGCTCGACGAAACAGACGAACGCCAGGCAAAGGTGCTCGAGGAGCTGCGGGCTGATCCGCGTATCGAGTTCCTCGACACCCTTGCCGAGCAGCGTGAAACGTTGTCGCGGCTGCGTCCTGTGGTGTCCGAAGAGCTGAGCAACGAACCGCACCGGTGGGCGTACTACCCCTGGCGGCGGACCGTGGTCGGTGTGCTCGGACCGCAGTCGTTCGCGGTGCTCCGCCTGGACCGTAACCGGAACCTGATCACCGCGCAGGAGCAGGCGCGGCTCAGCCGACAACGGGTCGGTGTGGTGGGACTCAGTGTGGGCCATGCGATTGCGCACACCCTGGCCCTGCAGGGAGTTGTCGGCCACCTGCGGTTGGCGGACTTCGACACCCTCGAGGTGTCCAATCTCAACCGGGTGCCGGGGACGGTGTTCGACCTCGGCGTCAACAAGGCCGTCATCGCCGCGCGCCGGATCGCCGAGCTGGACCCGTACCTGTCTGTCGAGGCCTGGACCGACGGTGTGACCCCGGAGTCGGTCGACGAATTCCTCGCCGATCTCGATGTCGCGGTCGAGGAATGCGATTCACTGGATCTGAAAGTGGTCGTCAGGGAAGCCGCCCGGGCCCGTCGCATCCCCGTACTGATGTCCACCGCTGATCGCGGGCTGGTCGATGTCGAGCGCTTCGACCTCGAACCCGATCGGCCGGTCCTGCACGGACTGTTGCGGGAGATCGACTCGTCCCGGCTGGCCGGATTGTCCACCCGCAACAAAGTTCCCCACATGCTCAGGTTCCTGGAGATCACCAGGTCTTCGGCGCGCGGTGCCGCGTCCATGCTGGAGGTGAACAGGACACTGACCACCTGGCCGCAATTGGCGGGTGAGGTGGTGCTCGGGGCGACGTCGATCGTCGAGTGCGTGCGCCGGATCGGTGTGGGTCAGCCCCTACCGTCCGGTCGGGCACGCGTCGATGTGGAGGCTGCTCTGGACGCGCTGGAAGAACCGGCGGTACCGCGCGATCTCCCTGTCGCCGAGCCGGTCACCGAAGCCCATGGAGAGGCCGCCGCCGATGTCGTTGCCGCGGCAGCCGTACGGGCGCCGTCGGGTGGCAACACCCAGCCGTGGCGCGTCACGGTGACCACCGACGCGGTGACGGTGCAACTCCTGCCCGAACGGACGTCGCGGATGGATGTCGCATACCGCGCGAGCGCAGTGTCGTTGGGCGCCTCGGTGTTCAATGCGCGGGTGGCCGCGGCCGCGGTCGAGCACCATGCGGTCGTGGAGTTCGAGGAACCGGCACAGCCGGACGACGGCTGTCCGCTGCGCGCCACCGTTCGGCTGGCGACCGGGGCCGAACCCGGGCTTGGCGCGCTGTACGGGCCGATGCTCGCGCGGAGCACCAATCGCCACCTCGGGACCCCCGAAGTGCTGCCCTCCGAGACGATTCGGCAGCTGCGGTCGGCCGCCGAGAGTGAAGGCGCACAACTACAACTGCTCACCGAGCTCGCAGCCGTGGAGTCCGCGGCCCGGCTGATGGCCGCCGCCGACCGGATCCGATATCTGACCGCGACCCTGCACCAGGAAATGATCTCCGAGCTCCGCTGGCCAGGAGATCCGCATCCGGATACCGGGCTCGACATCGCCAGCCTGGGCCTGGAACCCAACGACCTCGTGATGCTCGATATCCTGCGTCGTCCCGACGTGATGGCGTGGCTGGAGAAATGGGACGCCGGCTCGGCGCTGGGCGAAGACACCTTCGACCGGGTGGTGTCGAGCTCCGGCCTGGCGGTCGTGACGATCGCGGGTGACACTCTGTACGACTACGCCCGTGGCGGCGCGGCGACAGAGGCGGTCTGGATCGCCGCGCATCAGGCCGGGTTGGGTGTGCAACCCGTCTCGCCGGTGTTCCTGTACGCCCACGACGACGCGGATCTCGAGGAATTGTCTCCGCGGTTCGCCACCGAATTACGGCGTCTTCAAGACGCATTCACCTCGCTCACCGGCACCGGCGGCGCCCGGGCTGCGTTGGTATTGCGGTTGTCCCACACCTCTGGCGCGCCGATCCGCAGCCGCCGCGAGGCTTACACTCGGTCGATGGTTGAGGCATGA